One segment of Deltaproteobacteria bacterium DNA contains the following:
- a CDS encoding thiol:disulfide oxidoreductase, protein MAKPIDVYYWPTPNGWKVKILLEELGVPYNIIPVNIGKGEQFEPSFLKISPNNRMPAIVDHEPLGGGEPIAIFESGAIDEYLAEKYGKFMPRDPRGKYEVLQWVYWQMGGLGPMSGQCNHFRHYAPEKIAYGINRYTDEVNRLYGVMDKQLATLQFLAGEYSIADMMSWPWIVGYERMGQDLNEFPNLKRWHEAMKARPAVIRGFEVGKELRQEMSDEAKKVLFGQRARK, encoded by the coding sequence GTGGCAAAACCAATTGATGTCTATTACTGGCCAACGCCGAACGGTTGGAAAGTGAAAATTCTCCTCGAGGAACTCGGTGTTCCGTACAACATTATCCCTGTGAACATTGGCAAGGGCGAACAATTCGAACCGAGCTTTCTGAAGATCTCGCCCAATAATCGTATGCCAGCGATTGTCGATCATGAACCGCTGGGCGGTGGCGAGCCAATAGCAATCTTTGAGTCCGGTGCAATCGATGAATACCTGGCCGAAAAATACGGCAAGTTCATGCCGAGAGATCCGCGCGGGAAGTATGAAGTCCTGCAGTGGGTGTATTGGCAAATGGGTGGACTCGGTCCCATGTCTGGCCAGTGTAATCATTTCCGCCACTATGCGCCTGAGAAGATTGCATACGGCATCAACCGTTACACAGATGAAGTGAATCGTCTGTATGGTGTCATGGACAAACAGTTAGCCACGCTCCAGTTTCTTGCAGGTGAGTACTCGATTGCTGACATGATGTCGTGGCCGTGGATCGTCGGCTACGAGCGCATGGGGCAAGACCTCAACGAGTTCCCGAACCTCAAGCGTTGGCACGAAGCCATGAAAGCGCGTCCGGCGGTTATTCGCGGTTTTGAGGTTGGCAAAGAACTGCGACAAGAAATGTCTGACGAAGCGAAGAAGGTGCTGTTTGGGCAGAGGGCGCGGAAGTGA
- a CDS encoding amidohydrolase, translating into MSRIIDADSHFMEPLDLWTRYIEPRYRDRCVRFERSKETGRYVLWVNGQPLPNSGDLTIEELLGVAVGYGQKETGKGLKSFDPAEAFSRSLEDMPSRVRFLDEEGIESQFIYPTLGLFWEDLVPDPELAAAHARAYNTWMVEMCAGYRQRLYPVGHLTLRYPGDAVRELHCLAKADVKTVFVGALPIDGKSFGHPDYDPVWAAAQDANIAVGIHLVVHAHYLGNEWYKDREPGFMFLSMNTIQDPRMALTTMVYDGVFERFPRLRVATIESASGWIAEWIDRLDYRFSYMGHTCQMKRPASEYFARNIWISADPHERTLPYMIELLGDDKFFIGSDYPHAEGFTEPITRARKALAKLPETSVNKILGENAAQFFGI; encoded by the coding sequence ATGAGCCGCATTATTGATGCTGATAGTCATTTCATGGAGCCATTGGATCTGTGGACTCGTTACATTGAGCCACGCTATCGGGACCGTTGCGTACGTTTCGAACGATCGAAAGAGACAGGACGTTACGTGTTGTGGGTGAACGGACAACCTCTTCCGAATTCAGGTGACCTCACTATTGAGGAGTTACTTGGCGTTGCCGTTGGCTATGGCCAGAAGGAAACAGGCAAAGGACTCAAGTCGTTTGACCCTGCGGAAGCGTTCAGTCGCTCACTCGAAGATATGCCGTCACGCGTACGATTCCTTGATGAAGAAGGAATTGAAAGCCAATTCATCTATCCAACTTTAGGGCTGTTCTGGGAAGACTTAGTACCTGACCCGGAGCTGGCTGCTGCACATGCGCGTGCCTATAACACCTGGATGGTAGAAATGTGCGCAGGGTATCGTCAGCGTTTGTATCCGGTAGGTCACTTAACGTTACGTTATCCCGGCGACGCTGTACGAGAATTACACTGTCTCGCGAAAGCCGATGTGAAGACTGTTTTCGTTGGTGCGTTACCAATCGACGGCAAGAGTTTTGGCCATCCTGACTACGATCCCGTCTGGGCCGCAGCACAAGACGCCAACATCGCAGTGGGGATTCATCTCGTTGTGCATGCTCACTATCTCGGCAACGAGTGGTACAAAGACCGCGAGCCGGGCTTTATGTTTCTCAGTATGAATACCATTCAAGATCCGCGCATGGCGCTGACTACGATGGTGTACGATGGCGTGTTCGAGCGCTTTCCGCGTTTGCGTGTGGCGACGATTGAGTCTGCCAGTGGTTGGATCGCCGAGTGGATTGATCGACTTGATTATCGTTTCAGCTACATGGGCCATACCTGCCAGATGAAACGACCTGCGAGTGAGTATTTCGCGCGCAACATCTGGATCTCTGCAGACCCACACGAGCGCACGTTGCCGTACATGATCGAACTCCTTGGTGACGATAAATTCTTCATTGGTTCGGATTATCCGCATGCTGAGGGATTCACTGAGCCCATTACCAGAGCACGCAAGGCGTTAGCAAAACTTCCTGAAACATCTGTGAATAAAATTCTTGGCGAAAATGCAGCGCAGTTTTTTGGGATATAA
- a CDS encoding type II toxin-antitoxin system RelE/ParE family toxin, protein MATPRYHQRAKADLQAIWRYLATRNPTAADRYLRELQERAFLMQLHPHPVGQSQT, encoded by the coding sequence ATGGCTACCCCGCGTTATCACCAGCGAGCAAAAGCTGATTTACAAGCAATCTGGCGTTACCTTGCGACGCGCAATCCTACGGCGGCAGATCGCTATCTTCGGGAACTTCAGGAACGCGCCTTTCTTATGCAGTTACACCCACATCCGGTAGGCCAGAGCCAGACGTAG
- a CDS encoding LLM class flavin-dependent oxidoreductase codes for MIVGYFTERPYRWLKEDDVLKHEGFFALPNTLFDRAKAADDYNYWIDEYCEAEELGFDALMLNEHHGNPFCMGGVMNVEAAILARVTKRAKIVLIGNPLPVIKHPLRMAEELAEIDLISRGRLVTGWVRGAGSEQFFNNANPAYNREMFNEAHDFIIQAWTKPGPWRYEGKHFHYRHVNPWALPYQKPHPQMWIPGVLSPETVKWCAEHAYPYLGLVTNLGPTCDIWDMYADVAAERGYQAGPENFGYLMGVFVAETDEKAQELGKGFVFGGGANAFSRPEHTLPPGYNSKGAIRLLGRRPGGGWVGLSADRLKEMQTGKKEGETKNYDEIRAKLQKSYENAQANLLMIVGSPKTVTEKIKSILQVLRPGVFTLFQVQGTVGNEDRLNSMRLFAKEVIPPIKEFAKQIELTNPFQRFPGSVKLTAGTKRGPVVDRTPLKSLKIDTGATSV; via the coding sequence ATGATTGTTGGATACTTTACCGAACGACCGTATCGTTGGCTGAAAGAGGACGATGTCCTCAAACATGAAGGTTTCTTCGCGCTGCCGAATACCCTTTTTGACCGCGCGAAAGCCGCGGATGACTATAACTATTGGATCGATGAGTATTGCGAAGCTGAAGAACTCGGTTTTGATGCGCTGATGCTCAACGAACATCATGGCAACCCGTTCTGCATGGGTGGTGTGATGAACGTTGAAGCGGCGATCCTGGCGCGCGTCACTAAACGTGCGAAAATCGTGTTGATTGGCAATCCGCTTCCGGTCATTAAACATCCGCTGCGCATGGCGGAAGAACTCGCTGAAATTGACCTCATTTCACGTGGCCGCCTTGTCACCGGTTGGGTGCGTGGCGCGGGCAGTGAACAGTTCTTCAATAATGCCAATCCTGCGTACAATCGCGAGATGTTCAACGAAGCCCACGACTTTATTATCCAGGCGTGGACCAAACCTGGCCCGTGGCGCTATGAAGGCAAACATTTCCATTATCGCCATGTGAACCCGTGGGCACTGCCGTATCAGAAGCCACATCCGCAGATGTGGATTCCTGGTGTGTTAAGCCCAGAAACCGTGAAGTGGTGTGCTGAGCACGCGTATCCATACCTTGGCCTTGTGACCAACCTTGGTCCGACTTGCGATATTTGGGATATGTATGCCGATGTCGCTGCAGAGCGTGGTTATCAAGCTGGACCTGAGAACTTTGGTTACCTGATGGGCGTGTTTGTCGCCGAGACTGACGAGAAAGCCCAGGAACTTGGCAAAGGCTTTGTGTTTGGTGGTGGCGCGAATGCCTTCTCGCGACCTGAACACACGTTGCCTCCAGGCTACAACTCCAAAGGTGCGATTCGCTTGCTCGGTCGTCGCCCTGGCGGCGGCTGGGTCGGCTTAAGCGCGGATCGCTTGAAAGAAATGCAGACTGGCAAGAAAGAAGGCGAGACCAAGAACTACGACGAGATCCGCGCCAAACTACAAAAGTCGTACGAGAACGCGCAAGCTAACTTGCTGATGATTGTGGGCTCGCCAAAGACTGTGACCGAGAAAATCAAATCGATTCTACAAGTGCTGCGTCCTGGCGTGTTCACGTTGTTCCAAGTGCAAGGGACAGTCGGCAATGAAGATCGCCTCAACAGCATGCGTCTGTTTGCCAAAGAAGTGATCCCACCGATTAAGGAATTCGCTAAGCAGATCGAGCTGACCAACCCCTTCCAACGTTTTCCTGGCTCAGTCAAACTGACTGCTGGAACCAAACGTGGTCCAGTGGTTGATCGCACCCCGTTAAAGTCGCTGAAGATTGATACCGGCGCGACTTCGGTCTAA
- a CDS encoding type II toxin-antitoxin system ParD family antitoxin: MPEVLSIDQFVERQLQSGKYQSYEAMVEAGLRLLQEREQELDAVTDSLRPAVEDFLRGDRGEEMDIEAFLAEENKLLSSRST; the protein is encoded by the coding sequence ATGCCAGAGGTTTTATCCATAGATCAGTTTGTGGAGCGACAGCTACAAAGCGGCAAATACCAGAGTTACGAAGCAATGGTAGAAGCGGGCCTGCGGTTGTTACAAGAACGAGAGCAGGAACTTGATGCGGTGACTGATTCTTTACGTCCTGCGGTCGAGGATTTTCTGCGAGGAGATCGTGGCGAGGAGATGGATATTGAGGCCTTCTTAGCAGAAGAGAACAAACTGCTTTCTTCTCGTTCGACCTGA